The DNA segment AGACTAACCTCCTTTCTTTTCTGCAATAAAAGTTCTAGTCTGTCATTCGCTCGTTTTCcgatcattttgtttctttccgCCTCATACTGCCTTTGTGTATTGTCCATGTTGATGCTCAAGTTAAGGGCTACATTAACCAATGCTGTCATTAACTTCATAGCTATGAGAAACGGAAACAaattaggaaataaaaaaaatgaatgagctTTATTTCAGAGAATGCAACTGTATACTACGTGTATTCTCTTTAATCTTCTCATAATAACAGATCCACTCAAGTCAGCAGTTTAGAGGAACTCCATCACAACATTGAATAGCAGAGATGGTAGAGAACATATGAAAATGAATGTTCTAACAATTTAGTTTCCTTATACTGACTGCTGGGAAATGCAGAGGGAAACAAAACCAGAAATAGCTGACAACTAGATCACCAAGTGTCTTCTTCAAGACTGCAGTGCCTCAGTTAGTAAACTAGCATAGGTTAGGGACTGAGGAAGCACTCAATACTGTTTCTCCAATGACTGCAGAGGGGCAAGATTACAAAACGTAGTACAAACCTGCCATTGTGCTTGTATGTCGAAATGCTCTGACTTGAGAATCAGAAAGACCAGTGAGGAGCGAGATAACCGTGTCCATCATGTACTCATCATATATAATGCTGTATTGACACTGACGAACCAAGACTCCAATAAACTCGCAAAAGCTGTATCTAAACTTCTTCCACAGAGGACCAGCCATGGTTAACGGATAATCACCACTAtcctataaacaaaataaaatgttactttaacaAAAGCTAATGAGAACCAGAAACGTTTACTTTACTAACAGAGCGAATGCGTCCTATAATCTGCTTTAAGACTTTACCACCATATGCGTATTTCCACTTATGCAACAAAGGGCTTTGTACTTTATTTCTGGAAATTAACATCATACGACGTATGAGCATTTATTGTCGCACAAAAAAGATAGTACCTCATCAAATTCTTCCGtcattcttcttattatttcaGAATTTTGCATATGGCGGAACATCTCCCCAGTCACAACACCTGTAAGTTAACacaaagtttaaataaaattcataCAAGAACTTACAAATACTACAGAAGCTATACATTTCAGCAAGAGAGTTACAGGCCAAATCCAGTGCAGACAAAACAAGGGGAAAAGctgcttttaattaaaatgcgTGAACCTTGGGGTTTACAAAAAATTTCTGTAAATACTTTTGCTCTGTGTATACAAATCTAGCCCCGACAATTACTGCTCTTTTACACATTAAAGGTATCCAAAGGATGGACCCAACTGAGGGAACAAACAATATACTGTAGTATATAAATAAACCCACAGCTATAAGAATTACCTTTGCATCCTGAACACTGAATGAAGAAGTTGATGAGATCGAGTAGTGCTACATCCTTATTGTGTTTATACGCTTCTATCCAATCATCAACAACagactaaaacaaaaatataaaataatcagtATTTTATTGGAGAATCGCTTGAAAATCAAGAATCAAATAGTACCAGTACCTAAGAAAAAACACATGTTCTGTGCAATGCTAATAAGGACAACAAAAGAGAGGGGCATTAGAGTATTTTTTCTGAGGAAGGCAGGCGATCTCGGGTCAGACTTCATCTAGAAATATGTACattctgaagaccccatcacCAGTGGGATATCGACAGTACGGAGAGAGTTAAGaagagggctactaaaatgatgAATGCATCCTACTTAAGTCCatgacaacaacaacaacaaaaaaaagtctggacagttccctttaaaaatgaaatcttaCCGAATTAAGAATATTATGTCTATAGCAGAATGTTTTAATCCACCGCTCAAATAGTGTAATACACTCACAAATAAGCAATAAGGCTACAAAGACTTAAGGATGTGAAATAACAATGGTACCATGGGGATAATTTTGGATAAAACATAGGATAAATCTACAATCTTTCAGACAAGCCATGCCACCTACAAAACAAATCAACAAGctttaaaagtaacattttagaaTGTCTCTATATAAATCACTCGTGACATAAGATACAAAGAACTAGTATCTTTAGCTGCATAGTTATTGATTTAATAGTTAATTTCGTAAATAGATTTCATTGTGTCAGATCTATCgtattaattaatgtgtttAAAAGTTACTGCAGTCTGTTGCTTTACCTGCATTGCACTTTTGCCCATCTTCACCACTTCGAAGAGCATCATGTTCTCTACTCCGTTTTGTTGATGATGTCCATTCATCCAATTAGGGCCACCACCCTTCATGCCTTTGCCTTTTTCTACAGgacctttctttcctttctgCCATTGTAAAAACAGGAAATGACCTTGTAAATTATCAACACAATATACTGCCCTCAACCAGTCGACAGTTGCTTGTTTTCCCCGTCCAAGTTCGCAACTACTTTTCTCGAGTAGTACAATAACATTAACTTGGTTACAAAGATCAGCGAGCACTGCGCATTTGGGTGAGCTGAAACGGTATCAGTGCTTCTACAATGAAGCATACCTTTCCTTTTCCTTGCTTTGGAATTTTTCCTTCAGTGTCATCAAAGTCAGTATCTGACGAGAAGTGCGTCTCTGTGTCTCTGAAATGGAAAAACAAACGGCGTTACAAGGTTTTGGTATTCAAGAGGATATTTAAAATTGCCACAGAACAGCTTAACAATGAATGGTACATAAGTGCAAAGCTTTGCAGTCACATTCTTTTGTGAATGCTAATATTAGCTATATTAGCTAATTTTGCTAATATATTAGAGCAGGTCTAAGCTGTGGGGGAGCTATTGAGGTTTGAGGGGCAAAGCAAACCAGATATTCATAAAGCCAGGAAAGAgtattttttaagctttttaacACGGCCTTCTGCTTTTTGGGACTTGTCGAGTATTTATAAAATGAGAAAtagttacatatttttaaagtgAACATGAGGAAATGTTGGGGCAAAAATGTTCTGGTTCATGCAAACCATTGGAATCTGCAGGTTACGTCTATTTAAAGTAAATAACTATAATGAGAAAATGTCATGTTTGCTAAAACAAAGGGCGTACGTGGCAGATATTGTCTTCTTTTGATTACTTAAAAATCAAAAGAAGTTGAAAAAGTCCCAGCAAGAACATGTATTGGTCATAAAACTGCAAAACTAAGGAACCAAAGCATGAAACAAcaaggttttttatttgtttaaataattttgccATTACAGAGGCTTGATATAGTCATACCTTGGTCCAGCATTGCAGGAAAGTGGGCCCATATCATGGAGAGATGGATCTAGgggtctgaaaaaaataaaaataaataaatcattactataataataaatcattactATACAATACTATTAAATACAACcatgcattacattttaaaatattctgccATAAATGAGAAAATTAGTATCTAATTCTTTGTGTCTTTAAATAATTAGGCTGCACGgacaaaatatatgaaaaaaaaaacaacaacaaaagatTAGGATAAAAACAACAGTTTTGTGAGTACTGCTAAATTAAGCAGAGTTCTAAGTCCTGTGACAGGGACCGGTTCACTACCGAGTACCAGAATGAGGAGGAACGCGGAGGACAAAGTTTACAATTGATTTACAATCCAACGGCAAAAAGAAGAAGGGATATGTGGAAAACAGAATTCACAAACACAAAGGGGTAGATAATATAATTGTGCGCTATTGTGTGTGACAAAAGTCAAATGCTTTTTCCAAAAGAAGTGCTTTATTGCTTACTGGAGGAGGTTGAAGTCAGTTGGTATTTCTGGAGCTGCTATCATTTCTTTATCATCTTCTGGTAAACCAACGTCCCTGGAATAATTTTTTCATAAGCCTTTTGCTTGAAATACTCAATCCCAACGACCAGAAAGCTTCTGTTAAGGAAAAAAACCATTTTAAGTAACAAGAGACGCACAGGACGGTGTCGGTGGCCGATTCCTTGTGGGTTTTTGCTGTAGATTCTGTTGATTGAAACGATACGGGTTGGGGGGGGCTCAGTTAAGGAGTTTCTAATAAATTTGTTAACCTAGTTTTATCCTTTTGTGTTAAAGATGGAAGAACCCAAAATGGAGAAGGTGATGACACACGTTTCCGCAACGTCCCGGTTTTTTGAACCGCTCTTGATATAGAACGGAATATTTCCTGTGTGTTTTTTGGGAATGATTTCCATGTATTTGATGTGTCATCTGAATAAacagatttagaaaaaaaagcccccaaaacTATCTCTTTACTTAAGtatttacaattaaatatttcGCATGGTTATCTCACATCACACAATAAACATCACATGACTTTATATTGCTTTGTGTGAACCGAACTCCGGCATTAGATTCCTCACATTGTTTGAATTTGGATTTAGTGGCGTGTTAAGAATGCGTTCTTCTCGTAGGCAGTTACAAGATATTATAGTTCTTTAAGATCACAAGGTGGAGCTCTAGCCTAAGGCGAACCGAAGGAAAGGAAGGCTGTTGTTGACCCAGAGCTTGACACACTTATTACTCCCGTGGTATTCTTTTCATATCGAAACAATTAGGTTACATTTTTTCTATAATGTGTCAGAATTTAATTGAGAACATgttttaaacacacatatatatatatatatatatatatatatatatatatatatatattagagctgaaacaacgaatcgataaaatcgataataatcgataacggaaatcatcgataatgatttccgttatcgattaatcgagcgatcgattcgtcgttggaggctccttttacttacctccgccagcgttccccgcttctgctccacgctctgcagtctccgccttcttcaagctacgtgacgacggatgtgacgcgcgtctactagcaagttggaagtggaacaagttcgtagcggaggtaagtactctttgtctattgtctgtgcgaatgtttatgtgcgagactgggtgcgcggcagagtgtgtgtgtgtgtgtgtgtgtgtgtgtgcgcgtgtgtgcgtgtgtgcgtgtgtgcgtgcgtgcggcagagtgagtgggggggtgcgctgcacagtgattcggggggtgcgctgcacagtgggggggtgcgctgcacagtggggggggtgcgctgcacagtggggggtccgcggcacagggggtggggggtccgcggcacagggggtgggggggcaggggttatgcagggcaggatgtgagtgcagggcagagtggggccaggagactggatgcaggtcagagtgggggtgggagggcagggtggcagactgggtgcagagcagagtgggggttgggatgcagggcagggtgtgagactgggtgcagagtagagtgggggtgggggggcagggcagggtgtgagactgggtgcagggcagagtggggatgcagggcaggctgtgagactgggtgcagggcagagtaggggtgggagggcagggtggcagactgggtgcagagcagagtgggggttgggatgcagggcagggtgtgagactgggtgcagggcagagtgggggtgggggggcagggcagggtgtgagactgggtgcagagcagagtggggatgcagggcaggctgtgagactgggtgcagggcaggctgtgagactgggtgcagggcagggcagggtgtgagactgggtgcagggcagggtgtgagactgggtgcagggcagagtgggggtgggagggcagggtggcagactgggtgcagagcagagtgggggttgggatgcagggcagggtgtgagactgggtgcagggcagagtgggggtgggggggcagggcagggtgtgagactgggtgcagagcagagtggggatgcagggcaggctgtgagactgggtgcagggcaggctgtgagactgggtgcagggcagggcagggtgtgagactgggtgcagggcagggtgtgagactgggtgcagggcagagtgggggtgggagggcagggtggcagactgggtgcagagcagagtggggatgcagggcaggctgtgagactgggtgcagggcagagtgagggtggggatgcagggcagagtgagggtgggggcacagtgcaaaggggtgggggcacaatgcaaacgTGTGCGCTGGGTGCAAACGTGTGCGCTGGGTGCAAACGTGTGCGCTGGGTGCAAACGTGTGCGCTGGGTGCAAACGTGTGCGCTGGGTGCAAGCTTGTGCGCTGGGTGCAAACTTGTGTGCTGGGTGCAGGGgaaagtgctggggcaagtgcAAATATGGGTGCTGGGAAAACTACACTGCAATAATATTTACACCAaacttatttttgtattctagCTGCAAAGAACACCgtactttataataaaaatggctGAGGATTCTGGCAAGGCAACCGCTGAAAAAAGTGTGCGGCCCAAGTACTCTAAGGCATGGGagcattttactttaaatgctGCAAAGAAGGTTGTAACCTGTAACCTATGCAAAATGGAGCTTGTGTGGCACGGAAGCACAACCGTGATGAACCAGCACATGAAAAGGAAACATGTGGGCTTCACGGAGGAAGGTGAAACATCAGGACGGTACGTTAAACCCAAATGATAAATTGAGTTACACAGAAATAGTTTTTTCTGCATTCCACTACCAATCATATAATCTATAAatctattaattaatatattttttttactttcaggaAGAAACAGCGTACCATGACAGATTTTGTGCAACGAAATCCCCAGTGCACTCCACAACAAGCAAAGCTTATAACCAATTCCATTCTGAAAATGCTGGTCACTGACATGCGACCACTATCCATGGTTGAAGACCAAGGATTCCAAAGCATGGTCAGTGTACTAAACCCCGGATATACTCTTCCCTCAAGAACTCATTTCACCAAACTAGTGGAGAGGAAGTACCAAGAGGCATTTCAGAATGTGAAGGATGCCATCAGCGCTAATGACTGCAGAATTGCTTTTACAGCAGATATTTGGACAAGTGTAGCTACTGAGGCTTACCTTGGCATTACATGCCACTATATAGGGGATGACTGGAAGCTGTCTTCTCTCTGTCTCACTACAATGCCTGTTGAAGACAGACATACAGCTGCAAACATCGCAGAATGGATAGAGGAGGTCGCCGCAAAGTTCGAGAttccagataaaaaaataattgccattGTACATGACAGTGGTGCAAATATTGTGGCTGCTGTAAAAATCCTAGAGGACAAGCATGGGTGGGCCAGTATTCGCTGCACTGGCCACACATTACAGCTGGTGATCAATGCTGCGTTAAAGCACTCTGGAATTCAAAGAGCTGTTGGTGCTGCAAGAGGACTTGttgagcattttaaaaaaagtgagctAGCCAGCACTAAGTTAAAGGAAAAACAGAAGCAGATGGGTACGCCAGAGCACAAACTTCTTCAGGATGTAAGTACTAGATGGAATAGCACTTACTATATGGTCGACAGACTTATTGAACAAAGGTGGCCCGTAACTGCCACTCTGTCTGACCCATCTGTTACTCAAAGGGGCAAACATTATTTGGAGTTAAAGCCAGAACAGTGGAATCTTCTTGAAGAACTTTCAACCGCACTTAAGCCTTTTGAATGCGCCACTGTATTCATGAGTGGCCAAGAATATGTAACTGTATCTTCCATGCCTGCACTTGTGAAGGGGCTGTTAAGGTCCAATGAGGTTGCCTGTTTTGAATCATCTCCCCTGAAGAGCTTCCAAGCCACAGTAAAAGACCAGCTTCAAAGCAGATGGAAGGGGATCCTTTTTGAAGACATCCCAAACATTGTTGTTGTTTCCTCTGCCCTGGATCCACGATTTAGGAGACTGAAGTTTTTAACACCAGAGCAAATTATAAGTGTACAGGCAAAAGTGCAGACAGAGGCGCTGACTGTAAAAAGGATGATGTTGCAGCAGGAAACAACCTCTTCGCCTGTAGCGACAGTTGACGTGCCCTCAACATCTGCTGCTTCTCTACTTGACTCACTCCTTGAGTCTGGGGGCAGCAGTGAAGAGGAGACTAGAGAGGGGAAACTTGAGGAGGAGGATATTCATACTCAAGTACAAAATGAGGTCCAGTCTTATTTTGCAGAGAGGCCCCTTGCCAAGGAGAGAAACCCTTTGAATTGGTGGAACACCAACCAACATAAATATCCTACCTTGGCAAAACTGGCAAAATCCTACTTGTGCATCCCAGGCACCTCCACTCCATCAGAGCGCCTCTTCTCTGCTGCAGGCAACATTGCTTGCAAAAAGAGAGCCTGCCTCAGCCCTGAGCATGTGGACATGTTGACATTTTTGCATTCTaatgcaaagtttcttgaacagtaatagtccacctattttcagaatgtttgggattattttgtttcataaatattgtgtttgggttgttGTATTTTGACAACATAACAAAATacgaatgttaatgtaaattttaagttgttttttaacatccagttcattaaattcttttaaataaacgaaaaatttgcatattgttttttttatccgattaatcgattaatcgaaaaaataatcggccgattaatcgattattaaaataatcgttagttgcagccctaatatatatatatatatatatatatatatattacacacacaatacacattcactgtaatacatttctatgataaatgtaaaacaatgaaACCAAGAAAAGCACGAGAGGATGAAAAATAGTAAAAGGGTGGAATAAACTGGTTAATACATCTACCATGTAAGCGCAGCAAAATACGTCTAGGGTAATTGTTGCGCTGATCGATAGAAATAAGATAAAGAGAACCAGTGGCTACATTGATTTGAAAATACTTGCTGCTGATGTGAACTATAATtgtaaaattatacaaaaaaatatatttaatgttttacgATTAACAGGATCATTCATGTAGACAGAAAATGATGGTTTCCAAATATGAAACTAGCTAATCAAATCCAGTATTATAGCAGTAGCCGCCAATCCATAATCATTTCTGAACCAACACATTTCCATCACTTTATAAAgtaccgcatttgctcaattataagacgacccccaaaatgtgactattaatttaggaaaattaccatatgggggaaaaaagttttactagtaaatattaattcatgttatgcacatctgccccatgacTTGCTGCTCTGCcgcccagaaatgccttataccccacctATATGCcctagaagccccggcggaggTTGTCCACGGGCTTTTAATGAGCACAAAGCGGTGTATGCAGCAAAGCAAGagtctatatacatatatattataaacatacatacatacatatatatatacatacatacataaatacatacacacctacacacactaTAAGTCCAAATAACTAAAATGTACACCCccccctttgcaaatgcattggggtGCATCCTGCAGAACCTGGCAATGAATGCTTGTGATTTCAATTTGTTAAATATTCagcatttttactttaaataatattcataaaCAAACTTAGCTAAAAATGCAAATGAGGTATGGAGAAATAGGTACGTTCTGCACGACTGTATTTGGAAACTGCTTTAAACCAGACTATGAGCGTCCAGGATTAAAATATAGCTCACATCCGGACAATAAACGCTTCTGTGTGTTACCCAccatatatttcactttttttgaaACAATTGCGACTATTTGGATTCcattaaataacacattttctaaACAAACATGAATTGCAAGCAAAACTGTAATGGCTCTTGAATGAGCGATATTATCATCTCCAGCAGGGGGTAATCTTGTTACCATGTGAAGGTAAACGCCACTCCGCTTGCTACTTGTGCCTCTAGCCTTTGTATTCAGAACATGATCTGGCATTTCCTTTATGGTGTATAACATGGCCCGGCTTAACAAACCCCAGGAGCCTGGTAGCCATGGCTACAGAAATGTGACTGGTGAGTTTTTCACAGAGAAGTCTAGACTCATTCATCTTTTACTGCATCACTACAAAAACTAACAAAACAGCAACCACCAGAAAATCTAATGTATGTTTAACATGAATAgtgaaaattatacaaaatttagaagattttatttttttgggagccAGGAACCAACACATCAAGAAGGGTCAAAAAGTTAGCTGTCAGCAGCAACTTTCTAAgagaccaaggaccgattacGGGCTTTGCCTCTACGTCAGAAGAAATGGGCAAAGTAGAagccatacattttattaattatagcaTCAATAATGACTTAAAAACAATTTCACTATGTTCAATATAAACACACGTGGGTCATTATATATTATGGGTATCCATGGTGTCCTagcagttaaaggtctgtaaatGTTAGGTTTTATGCCGAGTGAAAAGACCTGTTTCTTATGCAGATTCTAAAACTATTTTAGTATTCAaaagtagagctgaaacaacgaatcgataaaatcgataataatcgataacggaaatcatcgataacgatttccgttatcgattaatcgagtgatcgattcgtcgttggagcactaggctccttttacttacctccgccagcgttccccgcttctgctccacgctctgcagtctccgccttctagctacgtgacggatgtgacgcgcttcaatcgagttcaataaagttttaaaagtttgaagtggaacgagtccgtagcggaggtaagtattctttatgtctatgtgcgaatcgctctgtgcgagtggctccattcgcacagagcgaatcgctctgtgcgagtggctccattcgcacagagcgaatcgctctgtgcgagtggctccattcgcacagagcgaatcgctctgtgcgagtggctccattcgaacagagcgaatcgctctgtgcgagtggctccattcgcacagagcgattcgctctgtgcgagtggctccattcgcacagagcgattcgctctgtgcgagtggctccattcgcacagagcgattcgctctgtgcgagtggctccattcgcacagagcgattcgctctgtgcgaatggagccactcgcacagagcgaatcgctctgtgcgaatggagccactcgcacagagcgattcgctctgtgcgaatggagccactcgcacagagcgactccattcgcacagagcgattcgcgggggtgggggtccacggcggggtgggggtccacggcggggtgggggtggggtttcagggcagggtgtgagtgtgggtgcaggggagagtgggggtgcagggcagagtgggggtgggggggcaggccagggtaggagactgggtgcagggcagagtgggggtggggatgcagggcaggagactgggtgcagggcagagtgggggtggggatgcagggtgtgagtgtgggtgcagggcagagtgggggtgggggggttagggcagagtgggggtgggggggttagggcagagtgggggtgggggggttagggcagagtgggagactgggtgcagggcagagtgggagactgggtgcagggcagagtgggggtgggggggcagggcagagtgggggtggggggcagggcagggtgtgggtgcagggcagaatgtgggggcagggctgggtgcagggcagagttggagactgggtgcaggggcacagtgcaaagtgctgggtgcaaagtgccagggctgggtgcaaagtgccgggtgcaaagtgccagggctggggcaaagtgctgactgcaaagtgctgggtgcaaagtgccagggctgggtgcaaagtgctgggtgcaaagtgctgggtgcaaagtgccagggctggggcaaagtgctgggtgcaaagtgccagtgctgggtgcaaagtgctgggtgcaaagtgccagggctggggcacagtgttgggtgcaaagtgctgagtgctgggtgcaaagtgccagggctgggtgcaaagtgcaagggctggatgcaaagtgctgggtgcaaagtgctgggtgcaaagtgcataaatattgtgtgggttcttgtactttgaaaatattgttttttattacatcataacaaaataagaatgttaatgtaaattttaagttgttttttaacatccagttcattaaattcttttaaataaacgaaaaatttgcatattgtttttttttatccgattaatcgattaatcgaaaaaataatcggccgattaatcgattattaaaataatcgttagttgcagccctattcaAAAGCATTAAATTAACTAGGAAATACAGCTAACAGATGTATAAAATGCTTTCCGGTCTGACATGCGTTCTTACACAAGGCGTTTTCtcacacaaaatgtattttccagcAACAAAATTCAATTAAATAAAGCAATATGGTAATTCCTGCacagaacaaacaaaaactaaCCATGACTGTCATCACTGAATGAAAACTGCCCCGTGCTTccttacagcaaaaaaaaaaaaaaaaaaaaagcttttaaatcTAGGTCAGCTActtcaaaagcaaaaaaaacacatatttagaattcatggCTTACAAGAATAGCAGCCGAGCGCATTAACCAGGATGCTTCACACTTCCAGGCGCAGATATGCCATGGCGATAGATTCCACTAATAAGAGTCATATGGAAGCCAAACAAGATATTTATCTATGTAATGTTTATAGACATCACAGATTTGCACTATATACAGGGCTGTATACTTTTAGACAGGAACTTGAATGTGGTCTGAAATATGATGATGATAAACAAACAAGCACAATGTATTCAGTCTGACGCGGTATCGGTTTGGGCTGGATCTCCGGGACTGGGGTCAGACCAAACTATACAGATTTTACAACCGAGCTCCTATTCAAACTGAAACACCGGCCTCAAACTCCAAACAAGCTTTACTTTAACAGTAACTGTCTATTATGATATTTAcaagaaaaaagcaaacagtCCTTATAAAAACGTAGATTTTGATGGCAGATCGGAAGCGTTCAGCTCATCTCGCTCATGTCTCCGTCACCCAGCCGCAGCAAACCGTACCGTGTCTCCGCCACCCAGCCGCAGCAAACCGTACCGTGTCTCCGTCACCCAGCCGCAGCAAACCGTACCGTGTCTCCATCACCCAGCCGCAGCAAACCGTACCGTGTCTCCGTCACCCAGCCGCAGCAAACCGCACCGTGTCTCCATCACCCAGCCGCAGCAAACCGTACCGTGTCTCCGTCACCCAGCCGCAGCAAACCGCACCGTGTCTCCGTCACCCGGCCGCAGCAAACCGTACCGTGTCTCCGTCACCCAGCCGCAGCAAACCGCACCGTGTCTCCGTCACCCAGCCGCAGCAAACCGTACCGTGTCTCCGTCACCCAGCCGCAGCAAACCGCACCGTGTCTCCGTCACCCAGCCGCAGCAAACCGTACCGTGTCTCCATCACCCAGCCACAGCAAACCGTACCGTGTCTCCGTCAGGCAGCCGCAGCAAACCGTACCGTGTCTCCATCACCCAGCCGCAGCAAACCGTACCGTGTCTCCGTCACCCAGCCGCAGCAAACCGTACCGTGTCTCCGTCAGCCAGCCACAGCAAACCGTACCGTGTCTCCATCACCCAGCCGCAGCAAACCGTACCGTGTCTCCGTCAGCCAGCCGCAGCAAACCGTACCGTGTCTCCGTCAGCCAGCCGCAGCAAACCGCACCGTGTCTCCGTCACCCAGCCGCAG comes from the Spea bombifrons isolate aSpeBom1 chromosome 8, aSpeBom1.2.pri, whole genome shotgun sequence genome and includes:
- the LOC128503844 gene encoding E3 SUMO-protein ligase ZBED1-like, whose protein sequence is MAEDSGKATAEKSVRPKYSKAWEHFTLNAAKKVVTCNLCKMELVWHGSTTVMNQHMKRKHVGFTEEGETSGRKKQRTMTDFVQRNPQCTPQQAKLITNSILKMLVTDMRPLSMVEDQGFQSMLQRTPYFIIKMAEDSGKATAEKSVRPKYSKAWEHFTLNAAKKVVTCNLCKMELVWHGSTTVMNQHMKRKHVGFTEEGETSGRKKQRTMTDFVQRNPQCTPQQAKLITNSILKMLVTDMRPLSMVEDQGFQSMVSVLNPGYTLPSRTHFTKLVERKYQEAFQNVKDAISANDCRIAFTADIWTSVATEAYLGITCHYIGDDWKLSSLCLTTMPVEDRHTAANIAEWIEEVAAKFEIPDKKIIAIVHDSGANIVAAVKILEDKHGWASIRCTGHTLQLVINAALKHSGIQRAVGAARGLVEHFKKSELASTKLKEKQKQMGTPEHKLLQDVSTRWNSTYYMVDRLIEQRWPVTATLSDPSVTQRGKHYLELKPEQWNLLEELSTALKPFECATVFMSGQEYVTVSSMPALVKGLLRSNEVACFESSPLKSFQATVKDQLQSRWKGILFEDIPNIVVVSSALDPRFRRLKFLTPEQIISVQAKVQTEALTVKRMMLQQETTSSPVATVDVPSTSAASLLDSLLESGGSSEEETREGKLEEEDIHTQVQNEVQSYFAERPLAKERNPLNWWNTNQHKYPTLAKLAKSYLCIPGTSTPSERLFSAAGNIACKKRACLSPEHVDMLTFLHSNAKFLEQ